GGTCGTTTCATACATATCCCCCCTTGCGGGCAAGAGAATAATCGATGTTATATAAAAATATTGCTATAATTTTTATTTGTCGCCAAATGAAGCAAATAAGGACGTTAAACTCGAGTTTGTGCTCTGAGAAGTACCCCCTGCCCTTCACCGCAAACACCATCATCCGATTCCGGAGAACTGGCCCTTACCGGCCGGGCTCGATCCGAAACCGGTATCCGGCAGGAAGCATCAGGTGACAGAGACGGACTCCCGACAGAAGAGATTCAGCCGTGAAAAAAAGCAGGGTTTAGTCCCGGATCAATGTCCGGCGGCCACCCGGACGATGCCGGGGGCCGGCGGTGTTGGAGCCGCCCGCCCCGGCATGAATCCGCCCGCAACTGCACAAGCGTGGGTCTGTCCTCTGCTCAAATCGGGACTCCCATCACCGGAGTCGCAGGCTCCTGACCTGGAGCAGCAGGCTCCTGTACTGGAGTAGCGGGCTCCTGTATCGGAGTCGCAGGCTCCTCTACTGGAGTAGCGGGCTCTTGCGGAGTAACGACCCCATCTGCCGTCTGGTTCTCCACTGCCGTCAGGTTCAGGCCGGGCGGCACCAGCACCTGGTCGATGATGTGGATCACGCCGTTGGTCGCATAGATGTCAGCCCGGGTGACGGTAGCGTTCTCGATCATGAGCGTCTCATTGTCTTCCATGGTCACGTTCAGGCTCTCGCCGGAGAGCGTGTCGAGTGCCGTCATGTTCTCTTCCTCCTCGCCACCGCCCAGAAGCCCGCCGAAGATATCCAGGATCCCGCCGTTCTCCTCTTCACCGGTCTCGTTCTGGGTCATGTTGGTGAGGTTCTCTGCGGTGTACTCACCGTCGACAACGTGGTACTGAAGGAGCATCGTCAGGTTCTCGGTGTCGGTCGCAAGCTGGTTGAAGGTATCGGTGCCGAGTGCATCGAACGCCTCGTTGCTCGGAGCAAAGACCGTGTAAGGCCCGGCGGTGTTCAACGTATCATAGAGATCCGCTACGATGATCGCCTCGTACAGCCTCGTCAGGTTCTGGTCCTGCGCGATGTACGCGGCAATCGTCATGTTTGCGGTCTGCGGTCCCATCTGTCCGGTCTCGCCTGCTGGCGTTACCGTCTCATTCCCGTCCCCCACCACTGCTGCCGTCACGGCGAACGGCATCGCGAGAAGGACGAGGATGCATGCGCATAGAACTGTCCATCGTCTCATATTCCATCCCCCCTAGGGAGGGGATAGAGATATCAACAAAAATATATAAACATTCTTATAAAAAAGCAAAGCCGCCGGATTGCAGAAAAAGTGCCGCATACGGCATATCCGGCCGGGAAACCATGACGGAGGCAGACCCCGGTCCGGGTGTACCTCGATCGTGCGCGGACCGGAGACCGCGCTCCGGCAGCCCCGGTGCGGGGAGGATCCGGCTTACAGCCGGATCAGCACGGCCTTCTCCTCCGTATACTCCAGAAGTGCCCGGCTCCCGTTCTCCCTGCCGATGCCGCTCTCCTTCGTCCCCCCGAACGGCACCTCGGGCGGGATCCGCAGGTGCTGGTTGACCCAGACGATCCCCGCCTCGAGTTCCTCCGTCGCCCTCGCGATCACCTCCGCGTTCCGGGTCCAGACCGACGCACCGAGGCCGTAGCGACTGTTGTTCGCGAGATCGAGCGCCTCATCGAGCCCGGAGATGGTTGCCATCGGCAGCACCGGGCCGAAGACCTCCTCCGAGAAGAGGACCGAGTCGTGCGGGACCCCGGCGATCAGCGTCGGCAGGAAGAAGAGGCCGCGCCCGTATTCTTCTCCTTCAGGGGTCCGCCCGCCCGCGACGATCTCCCCCTCGTCGCGCTCGCGGGCGGCATCGACCAGACCTGTGACACGCGCAAAACCCGCACGGTTGTTCAGCGGCCCCATCCCGACGCCGCGGTCCATGCCGTTCCCGACCACGATCGCCTCGACCCTCGACTTCAGGCGGCGGACGAACTCGTCCGCGATCGAGTCGTAGACGTAGAGCCTCTTGACCGCCGTGCAGACCTGGCCGCAGTTGTAGAACCGCCCCCTGATGACCCCCTCGACGGCCGCCGGGATATCGGCGTCGTCACAGACGATCATCGGGTCGCTCCCCCCGAGCTCCAGCGTCAGCCGCTTGAGCGAGGGGGCGGCGTCCAGGGCGACCTGCCGGCCGGTCCCGGCCTCGCCCGTGAACGAGACCTTCCGGATGCCCGGGTTCCTCGCGATCTCCCGGCCGACCGTCTCCCCCGGCCCGGTGACGACGTTTAAGACCCCCGGCGGGAGCCCGGCACCCTCCAGGATCTCCGCGAGACGGATACAGGTCAGCGGGGCCGTCGTCGCGGGTTTCAGGACGATGGTGTTCCCCGCCGCGAGAGCCGCCCCGACCTTCCAGCCCATGATGATCGCCGGCATGTTCCAGGGGATGATCGCGCCGCAGATGCCGAGCGGGCGCCTCCGGACGATCGTGTGGCCGTAGCCCCGGAGGTCCAGGTACTCTCCCCGCTCCCCGGCAGAGAGGGCGTAGTAGTACTCGAGGATGTTTGCAAACCCGTTGATCTCGTCGACCGCCTCGCGGATGGGCTTGCCCTGCTCGGCGGTCAGGAGCGTCCCGAGCTCGGTGTTCCTGCGGCGCACCTCTTCGGCGGCAAAGAAGAGGACCTTCGCCCGGTCCCTCGGGTTCTTTGCGGACCAGTCCCCGAACGCCTCCCCGGCAGCCTGCACGGCGGCCCTGACATCGTCCTCGCCGCCGAGCGGCGCTTCCCCGACGACCTCTCCCGTCGCCGGGTTATGCACCGGAAAGACCCTGCCGGAGACCGCGTCGCGCCCTTCACCGTTGATCAGCATCTTCATGCGTTGATCCTATGGACGAAGAGGGTTATATGCGCTCGGTCAGCCGGGGTGCCTGCACCGGCACCTGCCGATGGGAACGGCTATCGCCGCCGCTATCCCGGCAAGCAGGAGAAACGCAGGCAAAAAACCGGAGTATCCTGCAACCAGGCCCGCGAGGGCCGAGAGGAATGTGAACCCGGCATACGAAGCCGTATTGAAGAGCCCGACCATCACGCCCTGCTCAAGCCTCGTCTCAGCAAGGAACGCGAGCGCCGCGACCATCACCATCCCCGCAAGGGCGCCGATGACGGGGAAGGCGTAGGGGGTGACGTAGCCCGCCACGACCGCCGCTCCCATGAGGAGCGAGGAGACCCGGATGGTGGGGATGGGGCGGAGGTTGAACCGGGGCGCCACGAGCACGACGACGATGGTCGCGATATTGACTGTCGCGAGCTGAAGCGCGAGCAGCGAGGGGTCGCCGCCGGTGTATTCGGGGTAAACGGCAGCTATCGCCCCGGTCATCCCTATGAGGACGACCGTCGCAGCAAAGAGCCAGAAGTAGTCCCTG
This portion of the Methanoculleus caldifontis genome encodes:
- a CDS encoding fasciclin domain-containing protein, which produces MRRWTVLCACILVLLAMPFAVTAAVVGDGNETVTPAGETGQMGPQTANMTIAAYIAQDQNLTRLYEAIIVADLYDTLNTAGPYTVFAPSNEAFDALGTDTFNQLATDTENLTMLLQYHVVDGEYTAENLTNMTQNETGEEENGGILDIFGGLLGGGEEEENMTALDTLSGESLNVTMEDNETLMIENATVTRADIYATNGVIHIIDQVLVPPGLNLTAVENQTADGVVTPQEPATPVEEPATPIQEPATPVQEPAAPGQEPATPVMGVPI
- a CDS encoding aldehyde dehydrogenase family protein, which gives rise to MKMLINGEGRDAVSGRVFPVHNPATGEVVGEAPLGGEDDVRAAVQAAGEAFGDWSAKNPRDRAKVLFFAAEEVRRRNTELGTLLTAEQGKPIREAVDEINGFANILEYYYALSAGERGEYLDLRGYGHTIVRRRPLGICGAIIPWNMPAIIMGWKVGAALAAGNTIVLKPATTAPLTCIRLAEILEGAGLPPGVLNVVTGPGETVGREIARNPGIRKVSFTGEAGTGRQVALDAAPSLKRLTLELGGSDPMIVCDDADIPAAVEGVIRGRFYNCGQVCTAVKRLYVYDSIADEFVRRLKSRVEAIVVGNGMDRGVGMGPLNNRAGFARVTGLVDAARERDEGEIVAGGRTPEGEEYGRGLFFLPTLIAGVPHDSVLFSEEVFGPVLPMATISGLDEALDLANNSRYGLGASVWTRNAEVIARATEELEAGIVWVNQHLRIPPEVPFGGTKESGIGRENGSRALLEYTEEKAVLIRL